The DNA window AGTACGACACGCTGGACCGTCCGCTGCGCCCCGAACAGGCCATCCTCGGCCTGCGCAAGAACCTGGGCCTGTTCGCCAACCTGCGCCCGGCGATCCTGTACCCGGAACTGGCCGGTGCTTCCACGCTGAAGCCCGAGGTGGTATCGGGCCTGGACATCCTGATCATCCGCGAACTGACCGGCGACATTTATTTCGGCCAGCCGCGCGGCGTGCGCGAATGCCCGGACGGCCCGTTCAAGGGCCAGCGCGAAGGTTTCGACACGATGCGCTATGCCGAGGGTGAAATTCGCCGCATTGCCCACGTGGCGTTCCAGGCCGCGCAAAAGCGCGACAAGCGCCTGACCAGCGTCGACAAGGCCAACGTGCTGGAAACGTTCCAGTTCTGGAAAGACATCGTCACCGACGTGCACAAGGAATACCCGGACGTGGCGCTGGACCACATGTATGTCGACAACGCCGCGATGCAGCTGGTGCGCGCGCCGAAGAAGTTCGACGTGATCGTCACCGGCAACATGTTCGGCGATATCCTGTCCGATGCCGCAGCGATGCTGACCGGCTCGATCGGCATGCTGCCTTCGGCCTCGCTGGATGCGAACAACAAGGGCCTGTACGAACCGTCGCACGGCTCCGCGCCGGACATCGCCGGCAAGGGCATTGCCAATCCGCTGGCCACGATCCTGTCGGCGACGATGATGCTGCGCTTCTCGCTGGGCAAGGCCGAACAGGCCGACCGCATCGACAGCGCCGTGAAGGCCGTGCTGGCGCAGGGCCTGCGCACGGCCGACATCTACGAGGAAGGCACCACGAAAGTGGGCACCGAGCAGATGGGCGACGCCGTCGTCAAGGCGCTGGCGAAGTAAATACATGTACACGGAACGCGCCGCTGGTGCGTTCCAGTAGAACATCCAAAACTCCGAGGGTAATAAAATGAAATTAGTAGGTCTGGTAGGCTGGCGTGGCATGGTGGGCTCGGTCCTGATGCAGCGCATGCAGGAAGAGGGCGATTTCGACCACATCGAACCGGTCTTCTTCTCCACGTCGAACACGGGCGGCAAGGCCCCGGCAATGGCGAAGAACGAAACCACGCTGAAGGACGCCACCGATATCGACGAACTGAAGCGCTGCGAGATCATCATCTCCTGCCAGGGCGGCGACTACACGAGCGAAGTGTTCCCGAAACTGCGCGCGGCGGGCTGGAACGGTTACTGGATCGACGCGGCGTCCACGCTGCGCATGGACAAGGATTCGGTCATCGTGCTGGATCCGGTCAACCTGGACGTCATCAAGGATGCGATGACGAAGGGCGTGAAGAACTTCATCGGCGGTAACTGCACCGTGTCGTGCATGCTGATGGGCCTGGGCGGCCTGTTCAAGGCCAACCTGGTGGACTGGATG is part of the Pseudoduganella lutea genome and encodes:
- the leuB gene encoding 3-isopropylmalate dehydrogenase encodes the protein MKIAILPGDGIGPEIVAQAVKVLNALDEKFELETAPVGGAGYEAAGHPLPDATLALAKAADAVLFGAVGDWKYDTLDRPLRPEQAILGLRKNLGLFANLRPAILYPELAGASTLKPEVVSGLDILIIRELTGDIYFGQPRGVRECPDGPFKGQREGFDTMRYAEGEIRRIAHVAFQAAQKRDKRLTSVDKANVLETFQFWKDIVTDVHKEYPDVALDHMYVDNAAMQLVRAPKKFDVIVTGNMFGDILSDAAAMLTGSIGMLPSASLDANNKGLYEPSHGSAPDIAGKGIANPLATILSATMMLRFSLGKAEQADRIDSAVKAVLAQGLRTADIYEEGTTKVGTEQMGDAVVKALAK